In Engraulis encrasicolus isolate BLACKSEA-1 chromosome 24, IST_EnEncr_1.0, whole genome shotgun sequence, a single genomic region encodes these proteins:
- the galm gene encoding aldose 1-epimerase codes for MTDIAKEVFGVIPEQGSVEKWTLSTGSVRVEVISLGCIITSIKTLDRHGNFADVVHGFDDLPSYVSNPRFFGAVVGRVTNRIAKGRFSIDGQEYKLAVNNGPNAHHGGLRGFNKALWTSERVENGVKFSHISPDGDEGYPGNLRVSVTYCLEKHTLSVHYSARTDKTTPVNLTNHSYFNLGGHGKEDIYDHEVTVSAQAYLPMDDTMIPTGEVKSVENTPFDLRAPVLIGSRLKEIAGPGFDHNFCLWEPGQPHEERQCARLVHPESGRVLEVSTTQPGIQFYTANFLDGSLRGKGGICYPKHSGVCLETQNWPNAVNQPQFPDCLLRPEEEYSHTTRFTFTVV; via the exons ATGACAGATATAGCGAAGGAAGTGTTTGGTGTCATCCCAGAGCAGGGTTCCGTGGAGAAGTGGACATTGAGCACAGGCAGTGTTCGAGTGGAGGTAATATCTCTGGGCTGTATCATAACCTCAATTAAGACCCTCGATCGACACGGCAACTTTGCAGACGTGGTACATGGTTTTGATGACTTGCCAA GTTATGTGTCAAATCCGCGCTTCTTTGGAGCTGTTGTTGGCCGGGTTACCAACCGGATAGCCAAAGGCCGTTTCTCCATAGATGGGCAAGAGTACAAACTCGCTGTGAACAACGGGCCTAATGCCCATCATGGGGGGCTACGGGGCTttaacaag GCATTATGGACGAGTGAAAGGGTTGAGAACGGCGTGAAGTTCAGCCACATCAGTCCAGATGGGGACGAGGGCTACCCTGGAAACCTGCGTGTCTCCGTCACCTACTGCCTGGAAAAACACACCCTGAGTGTCCACTACAGCGCCCGCACAGACAAAACGACACCTGTCAACCTCACCAACCACTCATACTTTAACCTGGGAGGCCAt GGAAAAGAGGACATTTATGACCATGAAGTGACGGTTTCTGCCCAGGCGTACCTACCTATGGATGACACAATGATTCCAACAg GAGAGGTGAAGTCGGTGGAAAACACACCCTTTGACCTCAGGGCGCCTGTTCTGATTGGTTCCCGGTTAAAGGAAATTGCCGGGCCGGGGTTTGACCATAACTTCTGTCTGTGGGAGCCAGGCCAGCCACACGAGGAGCGCCAGTGTGCCAG GCTTGTGCATCCTGAGAGTGGGCGAGTTCTGGAGGTGAGCACCACCCAGCCAGGCATCCAGTTCTACACTGCCAACTTCCTGGATGGGAGCCTGCGGGGGAAAGGCGGCATCTGCTACCCCAAGCACAGCGGCGTCTGTCTGGAGACCCAGAACTGGCCCAACGCAGTCAACCAG